ATGTGACGGCAAAAGAAACCCTACGCCAAGCGGCTCTGAGCGGTGACGAAGGGGCGATCGCCAGCTACCAAGCCATTCTACAAGACCACGCCAATCAGCTTAAAGACTGCCGCAGCCAGTCTTCAATCCACGAACAAGCCATGTGGATTCGCCTCTATCCCTGCGATGCCCTGCCCGGAGTGCTGGATGCCCTGCTGGATCATATCGTCAACAAGGGCTACAACGCCGTATACGTCGAAGCTTTCTACAACGGTCAGGTGTTGCTGCCCCAAGCCGAAAATCAAACCCCGTGGCCGTCGGTGATTCGGACTCCGGGCTACGAGCAGAAGGATTTGCTGGCTGAGGCGATCGCCAAGGGACATCAGCGCGGCCTGAAGGTGAATGCCTGGATGTTTACGATGAATTTTGGCTATACCTACAGCCAACGGAGCGATCGCCAAGACGCCCTAGCGCGGAACGGTCGCGGTCTGACCAGCGTGGAAATGGCCTCTATCGCTAGCGGCGGCACGGCTAATTCCGAAGAAACCTTTATTGATCCCTACAGCGATATCGCTAAGCAGGACTACTACTACATGGCCGAAGCGATCGCCCAACGCAATCCCGATGGCATGCTGTTTGACTATGTGCGTTACCCCAAAGGTGCAGGCGCAGACTCCGTGGCCAGTAAGGTTAGCGACCTGTGGATCTATGGCTCTGCCTCCCAGCAAGCCCTCGAAAATCGCGCCCAAAATCAGCGAGGCCGAGAACTGATCAGCCGTTTTCTCGACCAAGGCTACATTTCCGCTAACGATATCGAATCGGTCAAATCCCTCTATCCTCAAGAGTCCGAGCCGTTATGGGAGGGGCGATCGCCGTCCAGTAGCGCCACCCCTCGATCCGCCAGCGACCTCCAACCCGTCCTCCAACGCGAACTCTGGTATCTCAGCATTGCCCACGCCTTCCAGGGCGTGATCGATTTCGTCAACTTGGCGACCCTAGCTCCCCAACGACACGGCATTACCGAACTGGGCACCGTTTTCTTCCCAGAAGGCAACGATGTGATTGGCCAAGGTTTCGACTCCCGGATGCAGCCCTGGGATCGGTTTCCGAGCAACCTGGAACGTCACCCAATGGTATATGCCGTATGTGGCGAAGCCGATTGCATCATGGCTCAAATTCGCGAGGTCGTCGATGCCTCTCCTGGCATCACTGTTAAGCCCGTATTGGCCGGAATCTGGGGCAAAGAACTGGACGGCCACCCCTCCCTGGAAATCCAAATGCAGGCCCTTCGCCAAACCTTCCCGCAAATTGATTCCGTCAGCCACTTTGCCTACTCCTGGCAAGAACCCGACATCGACAATCAGCGCAAGTTTTGCCAACTCCGGTAGTTACAGTAGTTACAGTAGTTACGGTAGGACGGATACCGCCCACCGCTCCCCTACTCTACCTCCGAACCTCCGAAGCCGGACACCGTCCCGCATTCATCATCGCGACCATACCCTCCGCCACAAACTCATTCACCTCTTGCCCATGCTCCCGAATCAGCGCCACAATCTCCGGATCCTCCGAGGTTTCGGTAATAGCCACCCCGTTCGGCGTTAGCTCAACCTGGCGATCGTAGTGTTCAGCATTCACAAACATCTCCGGCAGCGTCGGACTCATCATCGTAAACCCTTGCCCCTCGTCGATCCGATCGTACATTTCGGTGACGTGCTCTTGGATCAACGCCGCAATCTGGGGATCATCCGATTCGGTCACCGCTCGAATACCGCCCGGAATTTCTTCCACGGTGCGCTGAATCGAGTCATGGTTGACAAAGAGCTGATGAATGACCTGCATATCATCCCAATCGGAATTTCCCCGCATATGGGGCATATCATCCCAATCGGAATTTCCACGCATGTGAGGCATATCATCCCAGTTTCGATTTCCCCAGCGGTGGGGCATATCGTTCCAATTGGTAAAATCTTCATCCCACTGGGCACAGGGGCGATCGCCCGCCATGCGCTGAGCCATGCGCTGAGCCATTACCCCGAAGACGTTTTCAGCATTCTGACTGACCGCCACCTGCGCCCCCAGCACAACGGCTCCTAAAGCCAGAAAAAAGGTAACAATGCCCAGAACAATTTTACGCTTCATGGTTAACCCCCTCATTCGTCCGTAATGCAGCGAAGACGGTAGGTATACCCTCACGCTATCACGCCGACCCAAAAGGCGATCGCCATTCACAAAGAAATTAACACCCCATCACCCCCAGGACTTATGCAATTGAGCGATTTTGCGCGGGGTTACCCCGCGCAAAATCGCCTAAAAGACTCAGTAAGTCCTGCCCCCATCACCTCCAGAGAGCAAAAACGGGCAGGTAAACCCCACCCGTTCCAAAAATCGCTAGCCGTTCACCTTAGTAGGTTTCAACGTGCCAACGGCCTGCTTTCTTCATTTCACGCTGGTAATCAGCCCAGTTCACGCCGTCTTTCGCCGCCACCGCCGAGAACACCTCATCAATGCCCCCTTCCATGCCTTTCAAACCACAGATATAGGTGTGCGTCTTCTCTTGCTGGATTAGCGACC
This DNA window, taken from Synechococcales cyanobacterium T60_A2020_003, encodes the following:
- a CDS encoding family 10 glycosylhydrolase, which encodes MDHSPVVTTVLKLRRLSPLVFASLTLLSLLLSLGLTTPTQAQTAPYCQMPDADVTAKETLRQAALSGDEGAIASYQAILQDHANQLKDCRSQSSIHEQAMWIRLYPCDALPGVLDALLDHIVNKGYNAVYVEAFYNGQVLLPQAENQTPWPSVIRTPGYEQKDLLAEAIAKGHQRGLKVNAWMFTMNFGYTYSQRSDRQDALARNGRGLTSVEMASIASGGTANSEETFIDPYSDIAKQDYYYMAEAIAQRNPDGMLFDYVRYPKGAGADSVASKVSDLWIYGSASQQALENRAQNQRGRELISRFLDQGYISANDIESVKSLYPQESEPLWEGRSPSSSATPRSASDLQPVLQRELWYLSIAHAFQGVIDFVNLATLAPQRHGITELGTVFFPEGNDVIGQGFDSRMQPWDRFPSNLERHPMVYAVCGEADCIMAQIREVVDASPGITVKPVLAGIWGKELDGHPSLEIQMQALRQTFPQIDSVSHFAYSWQEPDIDNQRKFCQLR